Proteins encoded in a region of the Betaproteobacteria bacterium genome:
- a CDS encoding trypsin-like peptidase domain-containing protein, with amino-acid sequence MPIGGGSGVVTARATVITNCHVALKGPIIEVRADKDSFPATISLADETYDLCQLNVAGGFSAPAVEIGNMQYVRTGQKVFAIGAPQGLDLTISEGIVSSLRETSLGKILQTTAAISPGSSGGGLFNISSQLIGITTFQHRTGQNLNFAVPADWIADMAPRGGSGPEFAIAK; translated from the coding sequence ATGCCGATCGGCGGCGGCAGTGGTGTGGTGACCGCCCGCGCGACTGTCATCACCAATTGCCACGTCGCCCTGAAGGGCCCGATCATCGAGGTGCGCGCGGACAAGGACAGTTTCCCGGCAACAATTTCGCTCGCGGATGAAACCTACGACCTTTGTCAGCTCAATGTCGCCGGCGGCTTCAGCGCTCCCGCGGTGGAGATCGGCAATATGCAATATGTGCGCACGGGGCAGAAAGTCTTTGCCATCGGTGCGCCGCAAGGTCTTGACCTCACCATCAGCGAGGGCATCGTTTCCTCGCTGCGGGAAACCAGCCTCGGCAAGATCCTGCAGACGACGGCGGCAATTTCGCCCGGCTCCAGTGGCGGCGGGTTGTTCAATATTTCCAGTCAGTTGATCGGTATCACCACTTTTCAGCACCGGACAGGACAAAACCTCAACTTCGCGGTGCCCGCCGACTGGATCGCGGATATGGCGCCGCGTGGCGGCTCCGGGCCCGAGTTTGCAATAGCCAAATAA
- a CDS encoding MFS transporter, translated as MYDFANSGYTTVVLTAVFNAYFVSVIAQKAEWATFAWTAILAVSYLAVMIAGPIIGAYADAHAAKKQVLMVATIGCVISTALLYRAGPGTIAWAAVFIIISNFCYAIGENITAAFLPELARPEALGKVSGWGWSLGYVGGLVALGLCLAWIMTAAARGQSTSEAVPATNLITAAVFALGASVTFFWLKERAEPAPPSKDTMSAFRRLARTAHEAIRYNDLLRVFLCGTFYQAGVATVITLAAIYAQQVMGFSTQDTLVLVLVVNVTACIGALAFGYVQDAIGKKNALAITLLGWMAMVGFAWFATTPPLFWVAANLAGICMGSSQSAGRALVAFFSPPDRAAEFFGLWGVATRLSAILGPLTYGAVSWASGGNHRLAMLITIVFFIAALLVLAGVNEARGREAAR; from the coding sequence ATGTACGACTTCGCGAACTCGGGCTACACGACGGTCGTCCTCACGGCCGTATTCAACGCCTATTTCGTTTCGGTCATCGCGCAGAAGGCCGAGTGGGCGACGTTTGCATGGACGGCGATTCTCGCGGTTTCCTATCTGGCGGTGATGATTGCCGGACCCATCATCGGCGCCTACGCGGACGCGCACGCGGCGAAGAAGCAGGTGTTGATGGTGGCCACCATCGGCTGCGTGATTTCGACGGCTCTGCTGTATCGGGCCGGTCCGGGAACCATTGCGTGGGCGGCGGTATTTATCATCATTTCCAATTTCTGCTATGCCATCGGCGAGAACATCACGGCGGCATTCCTGCCGGAGCTGGCGCGGCCAGAGGCGCTGGGAAAGGTTTCCGGGTGGGGCTGGAGTTTGGGATACGTAGGCGGGTTGGTGGCGCTGGGCCTTTGTCTGGCGTGGATCATGACGGCCGCGGCGCGTGGTCAATCCACGTCAGAAGCCGTGCCCGCAACCAATCTGATCACCGCCGCCGTCTTTGCGCTTGGGGCAAGTGTCACGTTTTTCTGGCTCAAGGAGCGCGCAGAGCCTGCGCCACCGTCGAAGGACACGATGAGCGCTTTCCGTCGTCTCGCCCGAACCGCTCACGAAGCGATCCGCTACAACGACTTGTTGCGCGTGTTCCTTTGCGGCACGTTCTATCAGGCGGGTGTCGCGACCGTCATTACGCTGGCGGCCATTTATGCCCAGCAGGTGATGGGATTCTCGACACAGGACACCTTGGTCCTGGTACTGGTGGTCAACGTCACCGCCTGTATCGGCGCGCTGGCGTTTGGCTATGTGCAGGACGCCATCGGCAAGAAGAACGCATTGGCGATAACGCTGCTGGGCTGGATGGCGATGGTGGGGTTCGCCTGGTTCGCTACCACCCCGCCGCTGTTCTGGGTCGCGGCGAATCTTGCGGGCATCTGCATGGGCTCCAGCCAATCGGCAGGTCGCGCACTGGTTGCGTTTTTCTCGCCACCCGATCGCGCCGCGGAATTTTTCGGATTATGGGGCGTGGCGACGCGATTGTCGGCCATTCTCGGCCCGCTGACTTACGGCGCGGTATCGTGGGCCAGCGGCGGCAATCATCGCCTCGCGATGCTGATCACGATCGTATTCTTCATTGCGGCGCTACTGGTCCTGGCGGGCGTGAACGAGGCGCGCGGGCGCGAGGCCGCACGATAG
- a CDS encoding S9 family peptidase: MTIANGMRNATVAFALMLPGLAGAAPSVPLADFFRYPAASQAIMSPSGRYVAATMKGGAKGRLGLVMIDLTAAGQSRALALYADADVVSVRWVNDDRLIFSVVDFQSPAGEQIGGGLFAVDREGKEQPRNLIRRQFSTDEVGGVVAVSGTRLTEAGLSIFHRFHSVVRDGSNDIIVQRVDRDDRYQVRGYSLLRLDTVNGKTRILTQGGPDFVHTWALDRNGTLRAGISHFEGKSRLYWKASADAPWSKVSEWATYGDTRDHINLVAVEGTSMLYVAGRRGKDSDKEVLSRIDMSRPNIEWTPLVELDGYDFFGWLVFGRNNAVVGVHFLTDARGTHWFDATLKGMQARIDKALPGRINEISCGDCIDPQRLLVRSWSDRQPAIMYIFDANAGTLSVLTESRPWLKAQAMSGREMRRVVARDGLSIPVHVTRPTGQKGPAPMVVLVHGGPYVRGGEWAWDANSQFLASRGYVVLEPEFRGSAGFGFKHFRAGWKQWGLAMQDDIADATRWAIEQGIADPGRICIAGASYGGYATLMGLIRYPDLYRCGVNWVGVTDLDLLFTSRWSDFSDLWREYGMPVLVGDRDKDAAQFAATSPVKQAAKLTQPLLMAYGGDDRRVPMVHGITLRSAVASHNKNLEWVTYPDEGHGWMLEANTFDFWTRVEKFLDKNLKQAN; the protein is encoded by the coding sequence GTGACAATCGCAAACGGGATGAGGAATGCAACGGTCGCGTTTGCATTGATGTTGCCGGGTTTGGCTGGCGCGGCGCCATCTGTTCCGCTTGCGGATTTTTTCCGCTACCCGGCTGCTTCGCAGGCCATCATGTCGCCCTCAGGCCGGTATGTCGCGGCGACCATGAAGGGCGGCGCCAAAGGCCGGCTGGGACTGGTGATGATCGATTTGACCGCCGCCGGACAATCGCGGGCATTGGCCCTGTATGCCGACGCCGATGTCGTATCAGTGCGCTGGGTCAACGATGACCGGCTGATTTTCAGTGTGGTTGATTTTCAGTCACCTGCCGGTGAGCAGATTGGCGGTGGGCTGTTCGCGGTGGACCGGGAAGGCAAGGAGCAACCGCGCAACCTCATCCGCCGCCAGTTTTCGACCGATGAAGTGGGCGGCGTCGTTGCTGTGTCGGGAACGCGCCTCACGGAAGCGGGTTTGTCCATTTTCCACCGCTTTCACTCGGTGGTGCGCGATGGCAGCAACGATATCATCGTGCAGCGCGTGGATCGCGACGATCGCTATCAGGTCCGCGGATACTCACTGCTGCGTCTGGATACCGTCAATGGCAAGACGCGCATCCTCACCCAAGGCGGGCCGGACTTTGTCCACACCTGGGCGCTCGATCGCAATGGAACGCTGCGGGCGGGCATCAGTCATTTCGAGGGCAAATCGCGCCTTTACTGGAAGGCTTCGGCGGACGCGCCATGGAGCAAGGTTTCGGAATGGGCGACCTACGGCGATACGCGTGACCATATCAATTTGGTTGCCGTCGAAGGCACTAGCATGTTGTATGTTGCGGGCCGTCGCGGCAAGGATTCCGACAAGGAAGTCCTTTCACGTATCGACATGAGCCGCCCGAATATCGAGTGGACGCCTCTGGTCGAACTCGATGGTTACGACTTTTTTGGCTGGCTGGTTTTTGGCCGTAACAATGCGGTCGTCGGCGTTCATTTCCTGACCGATGCGCGCGGCACACACTGGTTTGATGCAACGTTGAAGGGCATGCAGGCGCGCATAGACAAGGCGCTTCCGGGGCGCATCAATGAGATCAGTTGTGGGGATTGCATTGATCCGCAAAGACTGCTGGTGCGATCCTGGTCTGATCGGCAGCCGGCAATCATGTACATATTCGACGCGAACGCGGGCACGCTCTCGGTGCTGACCGAATCGCGGCCGTGGCTGAAAGCGCAAGCCATGTCGGGCCGGGAAATGCGCCGCGTCGTCGCGCGCGATGGATTGAGTATTCCCGTGCATGTGACCCGGCCAACCGGCCAGAAAGGGCCCGCGCCGATGGTGGTATTGGTGCATGGCGGACCCTATGTGCGCGGCGGCGAATGGGCGTGGGACGCCAATTCGCAGTTCCTCGCGTCGCGAGGTTATGTTGTGCTGGAGCCCGAGTTTCGCGGTAGCGCGGGGTTCGGCTTCAAGCACTTTCGCGCGGGGTGGAAGCAATGGGGACTCGCCATGCAGGACGACATCGCCGATGCCACCCGCTGGGCCATCGAGCAGGGCATCGCGGACCCTGGCCGGATTTGCATCGCCGGCGCCAGCTATGGCGGATACGCGACGTTGATGGGGCTCATTCGTTATCCGGATCTCTATCGCTGCGGCGTCAATTGGGTGGGCGTCACGGATCTGGACCTGCTCTTTACCAGCCGCTGGAGCGATTTCAGTGACCTGTGGCGGGAATATGGCATGCCGGTATTGGTCGGAGACCGCGACAAGGACGCGGCGCAATTCGCCGCGACTTCGCCAGTGAAGCAGGCCGCGAAACTGACCCAGCCGCTATTGATGGCGTACGGTGGCGATGATCGCCGCGTGCCGATGGTTCACGGCATCACGCTGCGCAGCGCCGTGGCGTCGCACAACAAGAACCTGGAATGGGTAACCTATCCTGACGAGGGGCATGGCTGGATGCTCGAAGCGAACACCTTTGATTTCTGGACGCGGGTGGAAAAGTTTCTGGACAAGAATCTGAAGCAGGCAAACTGA
- a CDS encoding elongation factor G: MSTYTTQQIRTIALVGHGAGGKTTLAEAMLHRTGTIATPGSVEKGTTVADFDPLEKTYQHSLNSSLLHFSHLDTHIHLIDTPGYPNFMGPAISALDAVETVAVVINAQNGIELTTHRMMTLAQKRHLCRMIVINKIDADNVDLPALLLEIQEAFGKECLPINLPSNGGKAVIDCFFNPAGDADFSSVAAAHSALVDQVVEVDEALMTLYLEQGDSITPEQLHAPFEKALRDGHLIPVCFVSARTGAGVPELLDILAKLAPNPMEGNPPLFVKGEGKDAAEFRSVPASNMHVIAHVFKVIVDPFVGKVGVFRVHQGTITPNTPLYVGETNKPFKAGHLYMLQGKEYQEVKQLVPGDLGAVAKVEHIAFDSVLHDSHDEDQIHLLPLEFPQPMYGLAVEPKRRGDEQRIFEVLHKLEMEDPCFVMERHPTTHETVINGLGDLHMRIMLERMNKQYNLEIITKPPKIPYRETVMAKADGHCRHKKQSGGAGQFGEVFLRIEPLARGAGFEFVNDIHGGTIPTQFIPAVEKGIREVLVSGPLASFPVHDVRVIIYDGKSHPVDSKEVAFATAGRKAFIDAISKARSVLLEPIVNAEVTVPDTYIGAVTGDLSSRRGQITGTRGLSAGVSVVTGVVPLSELRDYQTRLKSLTGGHGSYGIELSHYEPVPAHTQAELVKIYKVHATEED, encoded by the coding sequence ATGTCGACCTACACGACGCAACAGATCCGCACCATCGCACTTGTCGGCCACGGCGCCGGCGGCAAGACGACCCTGGCTGAAGCCATGCTGCACCGCACCGGGACGATCGCGACGCCCGGCAGTGTAGAAAAGGGGACGACAGTCGCCGACTTCGATCCCCTCGAAAAAACCTACCAGCACTCGCTCAATTCCTCCCTCCTGCATTTCTCCCACCTCGACACCCACATCCACCTGATTGACACCCCCGGGTACCCGAATTTCATGGGCCCGGCGATATCGGCGCTGGATGCGGTCGAAACCGTGGCGGTGGTGATCAATGCACAGAATGGAATCGAACTCACCACGCACCGCATGATGACGCTGGCGCAAAAACGCCATCTCTGCCGGATGATTGTGATCAACAAGATCGATGCGGATAACGTCGATTTGCCGGCTCTGCTGCTGGAAATTCAGGAAGCGTTCGGCAAGGAATGCTTGCCGATCAATCTCCCTTCGAACGGCGGCAAGGCGGTGATCGATTGTTTTTTCAATCCGGCAGGCGATGCGGATTTCTCATCGGTGGCCGCGGCGCACTCCGCGCTCGTCGATCAGGTGGTGGAAGTCGATGAAGCCTTGATGACACTGTATCTGGAGCAGGGCGATTCGATCACGCCCGAGCAATTACATGCGCCTTTCGAAAAAGCGCTGCGCGACGGGCACCTGATTCCGGTGTGCTTCGTCTCGGCACGCACGGGTGCGGGCGTGCCGGAGTTGCTGGATATTCTTGCCAAGCTTGCACCCAATCCCATGGAGGGCAATCCGCCGCTGTTCGTCAAGGGCGAGGGCAAGGACGCCGCGGAATTCCGTTCCGTGCCGGCTTCCAACATGCACGTCATTGCCCATGTTTTCAAAGTCATTGTTGACCCTTTTGTCGGCAAGGTCGGCGTGTTTCGCGTGCATCAGGGAACCATCACCCCCAATACGCCGCTGTACGTCGGCGAGACCAACAAGCCGTTCAAGGCCGGGCACCTTTACATGCTGCAGGGCAAGGAATACCAGGAGGTGAAACAACTGGTGCCGGGTGATCTGGGTGCAGTGGCAAAGGTCGAGCACATCGCGTTCGATTCCGTGTTGCACGATTCGCATGACGAGGACCAGATTCACCTGTTGCCGCTGGAGTTTCCGCAGCCGATGTACGGCCTTGCCGTGGAGCCGAAGCGCCGCGGCGACGAGCAACGCATTTTCGAAGTGCTGCACAAGCTGGAAATGGAAGACCCGTGCTTTGTGATGGAGCGGCATCCCACCACGCACGAAACGGTGATCAACGGCTTGGGCGATTTGCACATGCGCATCATGCTCGAGCGCATGAACAAGCAATACAACCTGGAAATCATCACCAAGCCGCCGAAGATTCCCTATCGTGAGACCGTGATGGCCAAGGCCGACGGCCATTGCCGCCACAAGAAGCAATCGGGCGGGGCGGGACAATTCGGCGAAGTCTTCCTGCGCATCGAGCCACTGGCGCGCGGCGCGGGTTTTGAATTCGTCAACGATATCCACGGCGGCACCATTCCCACGCAATTCATCCCTGCCGTGGAAAAAGGCATTCGCGAGGTTCTGGTTTCAGGCCCGCTGGCGAGTTTTCCGGTGCACGATGTGCGCGTCATCATTTACGACGGCAAAAGTCATCCGGTGGATTCGAAGGAAGTGGCCTTTGCCACCGCGGGACGCAAGGCGTTCATCGATGCGATTTCCAAGGCGCGGTCCGTGCTGCTGGAACCGATCGTGAATGCCGAGGTCACGGTACCCGATACATACATCGGCGCGGTGACCGGCGATTTGTCCTCGCGCCGGGGGCAGATTACCGGCACGCGCGGACTTTCCGCCGGCGTGTCGGTGGTGACGGGGGTCGTGCCGCTGTCGGAATTGCGTGACTACCAGACGCGACTGAAGTCACTTACCGGCGGGCATGGCAGCTATGGAATCGAGCTCTCACATTACGAACCGGTGCCGGCGCATACGCAGGCGGAGTTGGTGAAGATTTACAAAGTGCATGCGACGGAAGAAGACTGA
- a CDS encoding ABC transporter ATP-binding protein, which translates to MELVINGLSKTYPNGVQALKNVTLTIPTGMFGLLGPNGAGKSTLMRTLATLQDADAGSVRLGDIDVLKDKDAVRRQLGYLPQEFGVYPKVSAMDMLNHLAELKGLSNKKERMEVVSGLLKQTNLHDVRDKALGGFSGGMRQRFGIAQALLGNPKLIIVDEPTAGLDPEERVRFHNLLAEIGEQVIVVLSTHIVSDVSDLCPNMAIINKGEVLLTGKPAELTRALEGRLWATSVPRAELAAAKQRYPVISTRLISGKTRIHVIGNRQPDSAFLPVAPELEDTYFAAIGGFLGDQTAQPTESTESNEPAESAESALA; encoded by the coding sequence ATGGAACTCGTGATCAACGGTCTTTCCAAGACCTATCCCAACGGCGTGCAAGCGTTGAAAAATGTCACGCTGACCATCCCAACGGGAATGTTTGGCCTGCTCGGCCCCAACGGCGCGGGTAAATCCACACTCATGCGTACGCTCGCGACCTTGCAGGACGCCGATGCCGGTTCCGTGCGTCTGGGCGACATCGACGTGCTCAAGGATAAAGACGCGGTGCGCCGGCAACTGGGCTATCTGCCGCAGGAGTTCGGCGTCTACCCCAAGGTGTCGGCCATGGACATGCTGAATCATCTGGCGGAACTGAAGGGGTTATCCAACAAAAAAGAACGGATGGAGGTCGTATCCGGCCTGCTCAAACAAACGAATCTTCATGACGTGCGCGACAAAGCCCTGGGAGGATTCTCCGGCGGCATGCGCCAGCGCTTCGGCATCGCGCAGGCGCTGCTGGGAAACCCGAAACTCATTATTGTTGACGAGCCCACGGCCGGCCTGGATCCGGAAGAGCGGGTGCGTTTCCACAATCTGCTGGCGGAGATCGGCGAGCAGGTGATCGTGGTGTTGTCCACGCATATCGTGTCCGACGTCAGCGATTTGTGTCCGAACATGGCAATCATTAACAAAGGGGAGGTTCTGTTGACCGGCAAGCCGGCCGAACTTACGCGTGCGCTGGAGGGCCGCCTGTGGGCGACTTCCGTGCCACGCGCTGAATTGGCGGCGGCCAAGCAACGGTACCCGGTGATTTCAACGCGACTCATTTCCGGCAAGACGCGAATTCACGTCATCGGCAACAGGCAGCCCGATTCGGCGTTCCTGCCAGTTGCGCCGGAACTCGAGGACACCTACTTTGCGGCCATCGGCGGTTTTCTGGGTGACCAGACGGCTCAACCCACGGAATCCACGGAATCCAATGAACCCGCGGAATCCGCCGAATCCGCTCTCGCATAG
- a CDS encoding ABC transporter permease — translation MTSIALFEFKTRVSRLSTWIYFLVFFVMAMLWIAAAGGLFKDANISFGSGKVFVNSPFALAQTVSLLGMFGVIVMAAVMGRAVQQDAEYRSHHFFFTSPISKLEYLGGRFIGAFGVLLVIFASIGLGAWLATLLPGMDAERLGHNLWSAYLRPYALVLLPNALLIGCIFFVTAALTKKMLPVYIGSVLCLIGYLISLQLLRDIDNKTIAALIDPFGMSAIGRLAEYWTVAERNTRPIPFEGILLWNRLLWLGVATLIAAFGFWRFSFAGFSAERAAGKTKKLIDTGGDDASRSASMARPAATPAAAQISIRPAGLNLLPHLVWLNLRETIKNIYFGVLVFAGILFLIFASTTLGSRFGTNTWPVTYQMAELLAGTFALFMLIIIAFYAGELVWRERDNRLDQIIDATPVPTWLPLLSKLLALMLVPVLLQFLLMLCGMTIQAFKGYYHFEIGLYLKGLLGLQLMEYWLLCALAIAIHSVVNHKYLGHFVMIVYYIIISFSGGLGFEHNLYKYGSIPAFTYSDMNGFGHFLPRAFTFQAYWTTAALLLVIVAYLLWTRGTVSGWRERIVMARGRFKGGVVVATSVSMLLFAGLGGFIFYNTNVLNRYQNSAAGQLRQVDYEKKYKTTASAMQPRITAVRIKTDLYPSEQRVRMVGSYRLKNKNELPVTEVWLGFANDELIFHRLEFDAPADLAENDEKIGVRRYKLKTAMAPGSEATLNFDLELPTRGFTNAGSNTEVVYNGSFINGRSILPVIGYQENMELTRDQDRKKYGLPPKERMRDRDDAEGLKSNYISNDADWIDFEATVGTDEDQIAISPGYLQKEWKEGGRRYFAYKMDVPILNFFAFQSARYAVRKDKWRDVPIEVYYQPGHEYNIERMIAGTKASLEYFSNAFGPYQHKQFRIIEFPRYASFAQAFPNTIPYSEAIGFIARVQENDEKDIDYPYYVTAHEAAHQWWAHQVMGGNVQGGTMLSETLAQYSALMVMKQKYGEAKMRKFLAYEMDRYLTGRAFEQKKELPLARVENQPYIHYNKGSVVMYALQDYIGEENVNRALKALVEESAYKGPPYPNATIFLKHIRAVTPPHLQYVIDDMFENIILFDNRATKATWKELPDGKFQVKMNITAKKRKADKTGKEEDVALADWIDVGVLDEKGVPIFLEKRKFEKEENEITLIVDRKPAKAGIDPLNKLIDRRPKDNVVNVDKS, via the coding sequence ATGACCTCCATTGCGCTGTTTGAATTCAAGACCCGCGTTTCGCGGCTTTCGACCTGGATTTATTTCCTGGTGTTCTTTGTCATGGCCATGCTGTGGATCGCCGCTGCCGGCGGGTTGTTCAAGGATGCCAACATCTCCTTTGGCTCCGGAAAGGTGTTCGTCAATTCGCCGTTCGCGCTCGCGCAGACAGTCTCGTTGCTGGGCATGTTCGGTGTGATTGTGATGGCGGCGGTGATGGGGCGCGCCGTGCAGCAGGATGCCGAATACCGATCGCATCATTTTTTCTTTACCTCGCCGATTTCGAAACTCGAATATCTTGGCGGCCGGTTCATTGGCGCGTTCGGCGTACTGCTGGTGATCTTCGCCAGCATCGGGCTCGGTGCCTGGCTGGCGACGCTGCTGCCGGGCATGGATGCCGAACGCCTGGGGCACAATTTGTGGTCCGCCTATTTGCGGCCCTATGCACTGGTGCTGCTGCCCAACGCGCTTCTCATCGGCTGCATTTTCTTTGTTACCGCGGCGCTCACCAAAAAGATGTTGCCGGTCTATATCGGCAGTGTGCTGTGCCTGATTGGCTATCTGATTTCGCTCCAGTTGCTGCGCGATATCGACAACAAGACCATCGCCGCGCTCATCGACCCGTTTGGCATGTCCGCGATCGGCCGCCTCGCCGAATACTGGACCGTGGCCGAGCGCAATACACGCCCGATTCCGTTTGAGGGCATATTGCTTTGGAACCGTTTGCTGTGGTTGGGGGTTGCCACGCTGATCGCAGCTTTTGGCTTCTGGCGTTTCTCGTTTGCAGGATTTTCCGCCGAACGCGCCGCAGGCAAGACGAAAAAACTCATCGACACGGGCGGTGACGATGCATCGCGTTCCGCATCGATGGCCCGACCGGCCGCCACGCCTGCGGCAGCCCAAATTTCGATCAGGCCCGCCGGCTTGAACCTGTTGCCGCACCTCGTCTGGCTGAATCTGCGCGAGACAATCAAAAACATTTACTTCGGCGTGCTGGTGTTTGCCGGGATCCTGTTTCTGATCTTTGCGAGCACCACGCTGGGAAGTCGTTTCGGCACCAATACCTGGCCGGTCACTTATCAAATGGCTGAACTGCTGGCGGGTACGTTTGCGTTGTTCATGCTCATCATCATCGCTTTCTATGCGGGCGAACTGGTATGGCGCGAGCGCGACAATCGTCTCGACCAGATCATCGATGCGACCCCGGTGCCGACCTGGCTGCCGCTCCTGTCAAAGCTGCTGGCGCTGATGCTGGTGCCGGTGCTGCTCCAATTCCTGCTGATGCTTTGCGGCATGACGATCCAGGCATTCAAGGGCTATTACCACTTCGAGATCGGCCTGTACTTGAAAGGGTTGCTCGGCTTGCAACTGATGGAGTACTGGCTGCTGTGCGCGCTCGCCATTGCGATACACAGCGTCGTGAATCACAAATACCTCGGCCATTTCGTGATGATTGTGTACTACATCATCATTTCGTTCTCAGGCGGTCTCGGCTTTGAACACAATCTGTACAAATACGGATCAATTCCGGCGTTTACGTATTCGGACATGAATGGTTTCGGGCATTTCCTGCCGCGCGCATTTACCTTCCAGGCGTACTGGACGACGGCGGCGCTGCTGTTGGTGATCGTCGCGTATTTGTTATGGACACGCGGCACTGTCAGCGGCTGGCGCGAACGCATCGTCATGGCGCGCGGTCGTTTCAAGGGGGGGGTGGTCGTAGCCACTTCCGTCTCGATGCTATTGTTTGCCGGTTTGGGGGGATTCATTTTTTACAACACCAATGTTCTGAACCGCTACCAGAACAGTGCCGCAGGCCAACTGAGGCAGGTGGACTACGAGAAGAAATACAAGACAACTGCCAGCGCAATGCAGCCACGCATCACGGCCGTTCGCATCAAGACTGATCTTTACCCGAGTGAGCAGCGGGTACGCATGGTGGGTAGTTACCGGCTAAAAAACAAGAACGAGCTGCCGGTCACCGAGGTGTGGCTGGGATTCGCGAATGACGAACTCATTTTTCATCGGCTGGAATTTGACGCGCCCGCAGACCTTGCCGAGAACGACGAGAAGATAGGTGTCCGGCGGTACAAACTGAAGACAGCGATGGCACCGGGCTCTGAGGCGACGCTAAACTTTGATCTCGAGTTGCCAACCCGCGGTTTCACCAATGCCGGTTCGAACACGGAGGTGGTCTACAACGGCTCATTCATCAATGGCCGCAGCATCCTTCCCGTGATCGGCTATCAGGAAAACATGGAACTGACGCGCGACCAGGACCGCAAGAAATACGGGCTTCCGCCAAAGGAACGGATGCGCGATCGCGATGATGCTGAAGGCCTGAAGAGCAACTACATTTCCAACGATGCCGACTGGATCGACTTCGAGGCTACCGTCGGCACGGACGAAGACCAGATCGCCATCTCGCCGGGCTACTTGCAGAAGGAATGGAAAGAAGGTGGCCGGCGGTACTTTGCCTACAAGATGGATGTACCCATTCTTAACTTCTTCGCATTCCAGTCGGCGCGCTACGCAGTCAGGAAAGACAAGTGGCGCGATGTACCCATCGAGGTGTATTACCAACCCGGCCACGAATACAACATCGAGCGCATGATCGCGGGCACCAAAGCCTCGCTCGAGTACTTCAGCAATGCGTTCGGGCCGTATCAGCATAAACAGTTCCGCATCATTGAGTTCCCGCGTTATGCATCATTTGCGCAGGCTTTCCCTAATACGATTCCGTATTCGGAGGCCATCGGCTTCATCGCCCGCGTCCAGGAAAACGACGAGAAAGATATCGACTATCCCTATTACGTCACGGCCCACGAGGCGGCGCATCAGTGGTGGGCGCATCAGGTGATGGGTGGAAACGTGCAGGGTGGCACCATGCTGTCGGAAACGCTCGCGCAGTATTCGGCATTGATGGTGATGAAGCAGAAGTACGGCGAGGCGAAAATGCGCAAGTTCCTCGCCTACGAAATGGATCGATACCTCACCGGTCGCGCTTTCGAGCAGAAAAAGGAACTGCCGCTGGCGCGCGTGGAAAACCAGCCGTACATACATTACAACAAGGGCAGTGTAGTGATGTATGCGCTGCAGGACTACATCGGCGAAGAAAATGTGAATCGCGCGTTGAAGGCATTGGTAGAGGAATCTGCCTACAAGGGACCACCGTATCCGAACGCGACCATTTTTCTCAAGCACATTCGAGCCGTCACGCCGCCGCATTTGCAGTACGTCATCGACGACATGTTTGAAAATATCATCCTGTTCGACAATCGCGCCACCAAGGCGACATGGAAGGAACTGCCGGACGGCAAGTTCCAGGTGAAAATGAATATTACCGCCAAGAAACGCAAGGCTGATAAAACGGGCAAGGAAGAAGATGTGGCGCTCGCGGACTGGATCGACGTCGGTGTCCTGGATGAAAAAGGCGTGCCGATATTCCTCGAAAAGCGAAAGTTCGAGAAGGAAGAAAATGAAATCACGCTGATCGTGGACCGCAAGCCTGCGAAGGCGGGAATCGATCCGCTGAACAAGTTGATCGATCGGCGGCCAAAGGATAATGTCGTCAATGTTGACAAGAGCTGA